A region from the Mycobacterium heidelbergense genome encodes:
- a CDS encoding DUF1810 domain-containing protein has product MPSASDPFDLNRFVRAQAPVYRGVVEELRGGRKRGHWMWFVFPQLSGLGSSPMADRYGISGLYEAGAYLRHDLLGPRLRECARLVNGVQGRSAAEIFGSPDDLKLRSSMTLFARAADDNEDFTALLDRYYDGREDPLTVARLTG; this is encoded by the coding sequence ATGCCGTCGGCGAGCGACCCCTTCGACCTGAACCGTTTCGTCCGGGCGCAGGCCCCGGTCTACCGCGGCGTCGTCGAGGAGCTGCGCGGCGGGCGCAAACGCGGTCACTGGATGTGGTTCGTCTTCCCGCAGCTAAGCGGCCTGGGTAGCAGCCCGATGGCGGACCGCTATGGGATTTCCGGCCTCTACGAGGCCGGCGCGTATCTGCGCCACGATCTGCTCGGGCCACGATTGCGCGAGTGCGCTCGGCTGGTCAACGGGGTGCAAGGCCGTTCGGCCGCCGAGATCTTCGGCTCGCCCGACGACCTCAAGCTGCGCTCGTCGATGACGCTGTTCGCCCGCGCCGCCGACGACAACGAGGACTTCACAGCCCTGCTCGACCGCTACTACGACGGCCGGGAAGACCCGCTGACCGTGGCCCGCCTGACGGGCTAG